Proteins encoded in a region of the Plasmodium falciparum 3D7 genome assembly, chromosome: 1 genome:
- a CDS encoding serine/threonine protein kinase, FIKK family, with protein sequence MLNMIQKKKNLFLRSILIKFIIISFLGILYLFFYNVEVLEDKETNNLELIVNESRYLAESRKDLEKKGDKPNNINVDNFGVRGSKNKCAINSEERRGNNCEGISKLFVGCTKGLKKFWNKISCDPLCIEKNDSNSDNNYNNDNNIQNNTCSVNNDLLKNEFEIKDVNVKEVDDDIISRDMNKNCVNEINNMNKEKDSKIIYTWDLGRESLGKLLDSSKNFSINGVKYDDWETTPIPTCGASRVMEKCQKMYKVVIKPKEKDDKVDNKIKMGNCNDCDKIKGKDNNEEEGDEIKLFMKKVPIDVWVKQYDLMKEYDGEYLSVGENFVMESVVLAFLNEYHPGIAPKFYKFLYEPDMNNDLNNKCDEKNKYVLHIDRNLDTFNERLREEVNNNKKGYVVMVCEFFGEDIFDYTISEKERMGTEEWFEDVKKILFKSLKLLIRLHDVGITHLDLTPENVLITKNFDIRFCDFGKSAPVYTTKLRHTKEMNKMILFESCQPNIGKNPNTPPECWDLFLKYESLNVEDPLEYLKTIKDPEERKIYYFDVRSADKYMLGIFFIFLWNDGYLWDSAEMEDDDYSKFVKSDMNFDSFELTKSWPEGLKVILKQLLDENNRKNLNFNDLVIHPWWSYKN encoded by the exons atGCTAAATatgatacaaaaaaaaaaaaacctatTTTTAAGatctatattaattaaatttattattatatcttttttggGAATATTATATCTGTTTTTTTAc aATGTCGAAGTTTTGGAGGATAAGGAAACTAATAATTTAGAATTAATCGTGAATGAGTCACGATATTTAGCTGAAAGTCGAAAAGATTTAGAGAAAAAAGGTGATAAacctaataatattaatgttgATAATTTCGGAGTTAGGggaagtaaaaataaatgtgcTATAAATAGTGAAGAGAGGCGTGGAAATAATTGTGAAGGAATAAGTAAATTGTTTGTAGGGTGTACAAAaggtttaaaaaaattttggaATAAAATTAGTTGTGATCCTTTATGTATTGAAAAAAACGATTCAAatagtgataataattataataatgataataatattcaaaataatacTTGTAGTGTtaataatgatttattaaaaaatgaattcgAAATAAAGGATGTAAATGTTAAAGAAGTTGATGATGATATTATATCTAGggatatgaataaaaattgtgtaaatgaaataaataatatgaacaaagaAAAGGAttcaaaaataatttatacttGGGATTTAGGTAGAGAATCCTTAGGGAAATTATTAGATTCTTCAAAAAATTTTAGTATAAATGGAGTTAAATATGATGACTGGGAAACGACCCCAATACCTACATGTGGAGCTTCTAGGGTTATGGAGAAATGTCAAAAGATGTATAAGGTGGTTATAAAACCGAAGGAGAAGGACGATAAAGtggataataaaataaaaatgggaAATTGTAATGATTGTGATAAAATTAAAGGAAaggataataatgaagaggAGGGTGATGAAATCAAattatttatgaaaaaagtACCTATTGATGTATGGGTAAAGCAATATGATTTGATGAAAGAATATGATGGAGAATATTTATCTGTAGGGGAGAATTTTGTAATGGAAAGTGTAGTGTTAGCatttttaaatgaatatcATCCGGGTATAGCaccaaaattttataaatttttatatgagcCGGATATGAACAATgacttaaataataaatgtgatgaaaagaataaatatgtattacaTATTGATAGAAATTTAGATACATTTAACGAAAGACTAAGAGAAgaagtaaataataataaaaaaggttATGTTGTAATGGTATGTGAATTTTTTGGTGAAGATATTTTTGATTATACCATTAGCGAAAAGGAACGAATGGGAACAGAAGAATGGTTTGAAGATgtaaaaaagatattatttaaatcactgaaattattaataagatTACATGATGTTGGTATCACACATCTTGATTTAACACCTGAGAATGTTTTAATTACGAAAAATTTCGATATAAGATTTTGTGATTTTGGTAAAAGCGCACCAGTATATACCACCAAATTAAGACACACaaaagaaatgaataaaatgaTTTTATTTGAATCATGCCAACCAAATATTGGAAAAAATCCGAACACTCCCCCAGAATGCTgggatttatttttaaaatacgAATCATTAAACGTTGAAGATCCtttagaatatttaaaaacaatTAAAGATCcagaagaaagaaaaatttattattttgatgtaAGAAGTGCTGATAAATATATGCTTGGTATATTCTTTATCTTCTTGTGGAATGATGGATATTTATGGGATTCAGCAGAAATGGAAGATGATGACTACTCTAAGTTTGTAAAAAGTGATATGAATTTTGATTCCTTTGAATTAACAAAAAGTTGGCCTGAGGGGTTAAAGGTTATCCTCAAG caATTGTTAGATGAGAACAATAGGAAgaatttaaattttaatgaTCTGGTTATACACCCTTGGTGGTCTTAtaagaattaa
- a CDS encoding merozoite-associated tryptophan-rich antigen, with the protein MIFHKCFKICSLSCTVLWVTAISSIIQPDKQQEKDELSNNFISTEQLLDISEKWKASEWNNMFNHIRNEWEDFYLVLQNDERNILQEKHSNWNEWIQHLENKWGNINENINPEYKTHLLHISLTWNEKQWEHWAYNTLKYFLENDWNIFIQEITEEINTHIDQQWIKWLHEKNSMWLSNDWIIDENSFWEKMIKLDSSKYAWTQDVKQYWIKWKERTNHQNFMWNNWIHNKNQVINHMKKDKLEDWAKDKYDSFNKWREIFLQDWTANQKWKQLAK; encoded by the exons ATGATATTTCATAAATGCTTTAAAATTTGTTCGCTCTCTTGTACTGTTTTATGGGTTACCGCCATATCATcg ATCATTCAACCAGACAAACAACAAGAAAAAGATGAATTAAGCAACAATTTTATTTCTACTGAACAATTACTAGATATCTCAGAAAAGTGGAAAGCATCAGAATGGAATAACATGTTTAACCACATCAGAAATGAATGGGAAGATTTTTATCTTGTGTTACAAAATGatgaaagaaatatattacaagAGAAACATAGTAATTGGAATGAATGGATTCAAcatttagaaaataaatgGGGAAAcattaatgaaaatataaatccaGAATATAAAACacatttattacatatatcatTAACATGGAATGAAAAACAATGGGAACATTGGGCTTATAAtactttaaaatattttcttgaaAATGATTGGAATATCTTCATACAAGAAATTACAGAAGAAATTAACACACATATTGATCAACAATGGATAAAATGGctacatgaaaaaaattcCATGTGGCTATCCAATGATTGGATTATTGATGAAAATTCCTTCTGggaaaaaatgataaaactTGATTCATCAAAATATGCATGGACACAAGACGTTAAACAATATTGGATTAAATGGAAAGAAAGAACAAATCATCAAAACTTTATGTGGAATAATTggatacataataaaaaccAAGTAATTAATCATATGAAAAAAGATAAACTGGAGGATTGGGCaaaagataaatatgattCCTTTAATAAATGGAGAGAAATCTTCCTTCAAGATTGGACAGCTAACCAAAAGTGGAAACAGCTAgctaaataa
- a CDS encoding seipin domain-containing protein, putative, giving the protein MSNINDNNIQNSDVKEIKNDEYMGEGYYNTHNECEGFEQNNYMNNNEINMVDGKHDNSDDNINNSMGGITHMGHVNEYKKIKSFCKLRRKFVYIRRTGYNSYIYNRKKKKNKNKIETERNVDEMYNMNNNNNNNHNNNNNNNNNNNNNNNRYNNNINCLDNFSDLFLKFIKQFIDHINVHLNNVKNYYRNYVCNDNMKYVFYLFIIYMLLNIMIIFFSMFVYFFVYFYFIPQNKYVFPIDFSLVKNPIEDYLQNEKRYNIMNKMNNMDNMDNMDNMNHINYMNNMNHNNNNNNNNCNIKNNCNNINMMKNFDKSNFNESEDFYIKYFDSLKVDILNSIKNKFNCCCSHECNWFNNILYDKDYNYNYDYNYNRIDEESRKRNDYLYNNKLKGFYKDFQNNILRGHILFQNKLYYSEKEEFYKNFNPFNFIFFFKKRTGKDNLLNIKKGYKIDIFLNFSYMNNEYNDKFNFIQLVTEIFNKNNNVMFRNEKLYMNNNNYEFIKKLHLFLNAPFYFFNMFNNKTKEIRLVHDYKYTTNFYKIQIYIYPPIQIHKASIVILVYVNFIYYYMYNYPFVFFYIFVFFLSFILIFFNTILFFILSCYYYFKNGL; this is encoded by the coding sequence atgagcaatataaatgataataatattcaaaaCAGCGATgtaaaggaaataaaaaatgatgaatatatGGGAGAAGGGTATTATAATACACATAATGAATGTGAGGGTTTTGAACAAAacaattatatgaataataatgaaatcaATATGGTAGATGGAAAACATGATaatagtgatgataatataaataattccaTGGGAGGGATAACACATATGGGACATGTGAATgagtataaaaaaataaaatcattttGTAAGTTAAGAAGgaaatttgtatatataaggaGAACGGGTTATaattcatacatatataatagaaagaaaaaaaaaaataaaaataaaatagagaCTGAAAGGAATGTAGATGaaatgtataatatgaataataacaataataataatcataacaacaacaacaataataataataataataataataataataacagatataataataatattaattgttTGGATAATTTTAgcgatttatttttaaaatttataaaacaattcattgatcatataaatgtacatttgaataatgtaaaaaattattatcgaAATTATGTGtgtaatgataatatgaaatatgtattttatttatttattatatatatgttgttaaatattatgattatctttttttcgatgtttgtatatttctttgtatatttttattttatcccACAAAATAAGTATGTATTTCCTATAGATTTTTCATTGGTAAAAAATCCTATAGAAGATTATTTACAAAACgaaaaaagatataacattatgaataaaatgaataatatggacaatatggataatatggataatatgaatcatataaattatatgaataacatgaatcataataataataataataataataattgtaatataaagaataattgtaataatattaatatgatgaaaaattTTGATAAGTCTAATTTCAATGAGTCAGAAGAtttctatataaaatatttcgaTTCTTTAAAAGtggatatattaaatagcATTAAAAATAAGTTCAATTGTTGCTGCTCTCATGAATGTAATTggtttaataatatattatatgataaggattataattataattatgattacAATTATAATAGAATTGATGAGGAAAGCAGGAAAAGAaatgattatttatataataataaattaaaaggtttttataaagattttcaaaataatattttaagagGTCATATACTAtttcaaaataaattatattattcagaAAAAGAAGAGTTTTATAAGAATTTCAAtccttttaattttatatttttttttaagaaaagaACAGGAAAAGATAATTTACTTAATATAAAGAAAGGATATaaaattgatatatttttaaatttttcttatatgaataatgaatataatgacaaatttaattttattcaaTTAGTTActgaaatttttaataaaaataataatgtaatgtttagaaatgaaaaattatatatgaataataataattatgaatttataaagaaattacatttatttttaaatgctcctttttatttttttaatatgtttaataataaaacaaaagaaattCGATTAGTACatgattataaatatacgacgaatttttataaaattcaaatatatatatacccacCGATACAAATACATAAAGCTTCTATCGTTATTCTTGTCTAcgttaattttatatattattacatgtatAATTATCCTTTTgtgttcttttatatttttgtttttttcttgagCTTCATCTTGATATTTTTCAACactatccttttttttatattgagttgttattattattttaaaaacggATTATAA